The following proteins are co-located in the Deinococcus radiotolerans genome:
- a CDS encoding carbohydrate ABC transporter permease: MSGDTSPQRLTPAQRAGRYAALAALIVGGFFPFIWMVLTSLKSEGELQKFPVQYLPSKLDFSNYARVFSEQPFAQFFLNSLTVSLLSTVLCIAAAVPAAYALARLNLRGRGLLMTAVVTFSMLPVVSLLVPMFRLMRGANLLNTYPALILPYAALSLPIGILTLVAFFSAIPRDLEAAAMVDGTTRVGALTRVVLPLSTPGVVTAALLVFVNSWNEFLLALSFNTKLSMRTVSVGVTLYQGEFAFPWPLIAAAVVVATVPLVLLIAIFQRRFVAGLTAGGVKA; encoded by the coding sequence GTGAGTGGCGACACCAGCCCCCAGCGCCTCACGCCCGCGCAGCGCGCCGGGCGGTACGCCGCGCTGGCCGCCCTGATCGTCGGCGGGTTCTTCCCGTTCATCTGGATGGTGCTCACCAGCCTGAAATCAGAGGGGGAACTCCAGAAGTTCCCGGTGCAGTACCTCCCGTCGAAGCTGGACTTCAGCAACTACGCCCGGGTGTTCAGCGAGCAGCCGTTCGCGCAGTTCTTCCTGAACTCCCTGACCGTCAGCCTCCTGAGCACCGTGCTGTGCATCGCCGCCGCCGTGCCCGCCGCGTACGCCCTGGCCCGATTGAACCTGCGCGGACGCGGCCTGCTCATGACCGCCGTGGTCACGTTCAGCATGCTTCCGGTCGTCAGCCTGCTCGTGCCCATGTTCCGCCTGATGCGCGGCGCGAACCTGCTGAACACCTACCCCGCGCTGATCCTCCCCTACGCCGCCCTGAGCCTCCCCATCGGCATCCTGACGCTCGTGGCGTTCTTCAGCGCCATCCCCCGCGACCTCGAGGCGGCCGCCATGGTGGACGGCACCACCCGCGTCGGCGCGCTCACCCGCGTCGTCCTGCCGCTCTCGACGCCCGGCGTCGTCACGGCCGCGCTGCTGGTGTTCGTGAACTCCTGGAACGAATTCCTGCTCGCCCTGAGCTTCAACACCAAACTCTCCATGCGCACCGTGTCCGTCGGCGTGACCCTCTACCAGGGCGAATTCGCGTTCCCCTGGCCGCTGATCGCCGCCGCCGTCGTCGTCGCCACCGTGCCCCTCGTGCTGCTGATCGCCATCTTCCAGCGCCGCTTCGTCGCGGGCCTCACCGCAGGCGGCGTGAAGGCATGA
- a CDS encoding carbohydrate ABC transporter permease, with product MTPPLNSSPSRRVRREPGEGLLAFFLLLPAATLLLGVLLFPMLTTFRDSLYLNKLTEPWLTGFVGVKQYAQMLGDARFGAALRNTLFFGVLTVGGSFLVGVPMALAAHLPSRARDVARVALLLPWAMPPVITGLIFAWLFNAQYGVFNDLLVRAGFIQEPLRWLSTPGLSVLAMVLTIVWKTSSFVALIVLGGLQGIPKEMIEAAQVDGATPTQTFFRVILPLLAPSLAVAFIFRTISAVQVFDIPYTFIQQAPAQGLLETLGVYIYRTGIEFLDFGYAAALSVALFALSLAVTAVYVRFVRDGGNS from the coding sequence ATGACCCCACCCCTGAACTCCTCTCCCTCCCGCCGGGTTCGCCGTGAACCCGGCGAGGGCCTGCTGGCCTTCTTCCTGCTGCTGCCGGCGGCGACGCTGCTGCTGGGCGTGCTGCTGTTCCCGATGCTGACCACCTTCCGCGACAGCCTGTACCTGAACAAGCTGACCGAACCGTGGCTCACGGGCTTCGTGGGTGTCAAGCAGTACGCGCAGATGCTCGGCGACGCCCGCTTCGGCGCGGCGCTGCGCAACACGCTGTTCTTCGGCGTGCTGACGGTCGGCGGGTCGTTCCTGGTGGGCGTCCCCATGGCGCTGGCCGCGCACCTGCCCAGCCGCGCGCGGGACGTGGCCCGCGTGGCCCTGCTGCTGCCGTGGGCGATGCCGCCGGTCATCACGGGCCTGATCTTCGCGTGGCTGTTCAACGCGCAGTACGGCGTGTTCAACGACCTGCTGGTGCGCGCGGGCTTCATTCAGGAGCCGCTGCGCTGGCTCAGCACGCCCGGCCTGAGCGTCCTGGCGATGGTCCTCACCATCGTCTGGAAGACGAGTTCCTTCGTCGCGCTGATCGTGCTAGGCGGCCTGCAGGGCATCCCGAAGGAGATGATCGAGGCGGCGCAGGTGGACGGCGCGACCCCCACCCAGACGTTCTTCCGGGTGATCCTGCCGCTGCTGGCCCCCAGCCTCGCCGTGGCGTTCATCTTCCGCACCATCAGCGCCGTGCAGGTCTTCGACATTCCCTACACCTTCATCCAGCAGGCACCCGCGCAGGGGCTGCTGGAGACGCTCGGCGTGTACATCTACCGCACGGGCATCGAGTTCCTGGACTTCGGGTACGCCGCCGCGCTCAGCGTGGCCCTGTTCGCGCTGAGTCTGGCCGTGACGGCCGTGTACGTCCGCTTCGTGCGGGACGGAGGCAACTCGTGA
- a CDS encoding LLM class flavin-dependent oxidoreductase, which translates to MTNPSQSEFLWFLQLSRDGEFIGTKEKPPRKPTLAYLQSLISTAGEAGFEALLTATNYHSEHENYTAAVAALARSAPTDPALLIAVRPGMFHPAMYAKMLATLQNLFPGRVRVNIVTGSSPAENAMYGDREDHGKRYERTREFMQILRQLWTAPPPQSFSSDLYAFENAVLDPAPVQPIPLYFGGASPVAQGIAADLADVYLMWGEREDMLAERLAQMRALEAQTGRPLRYGLRTHVIVRETEAEAREAAERLISRVDPDVRAAFVASHAHVDGVGQKRQIDMMKGLDADLMVEPGLWAGVGMARSGVGVALVGDPQQVAAKIRRYEDMGFSSFIFSGYPHLEEARRFGELVMPLLKGGTREERAIHTDKVAPVA; encoded by the coding sequence ATGACCAATCCTTCCCAGTCCGAATTTCTATGGTTTCTTCAGCTGTCGCGTGACGGCGAGTTCATCGGCACGAAGGAGAAACCGCCGCGTAAGCCGACCCTGGCGTACCTGCAGTCGCTGATCAGCACGGCGGGCGAGGCGGGCTTCGAGGCGCTGCTGACCGCCACGAACTACCACAGTGAGCACGAGAACTACACGGCGGCGGTGGCGGCCCTGGCGCGCAGCGCGCCGACCGATCCGGCGCTGCTGATCGCGGTGCGGCCCGGGATGTTCCACCCGGCGATGTACGCGAAGATGCTCGCGACGCTGCAGAACCTGTTCCCGGGGCGGGTGCGGGTGAACATCGTGACCGGCAGCAGCCCGGCCGAGAACGCCATGTACGGCGACCGCGAGGATCACGGCAAGCGGTACGAGCGCACGCGGGAGTTCATGCAGATCCTGCGGCAGCTGTGGACGGCGCCGCCGCCGCAGTCGTTCAGCAGCGACCTGTACGCCTTCGAGAACGCGGTGCTGGACCCGGCGCCCGTGCAGCCGATCCCGCTGTACTTCGGCGGGGCGTCCCCGGTGGCGCAGGGAATCGCGGCGGATCTGGCGGACGTGTACCTGATGTGGGGCGAGCGGGAGGACATGCTTGCCGAGCGGCTGGCGCAGATGCGGGCGCTGGAGGCGCAGACGGGCCGCCCGCTGCGCTACGGGCTGCGCACGCACGTGATCGTCCGCGAGACGGAAGCCGAGGCCCGCGAGGCGGCCGAGCGGCTGATCAGCCGCGTAGACCCGGACGTGCGGGCGGCGTTCGTGGCGAGTCACGCGCACGTGGACGGCGTGGGCCAGAAACGCCAGATCGACATGATGAAGGGCCTGGACGCGGACCTGATGGTCGAACCCGGCCTGTGGGCGGGCGTGGGCATGGCCCGCAGCGGCGTGGGCGTCGCCCTCGTCGGCGATCCGCAGCAGGTGGCCGCGAAGATCCGCCGCTACGAGGACATGGGCTTCAGCTCGTTCATCTTCAGCGGGTACCCGCACCTGGAGGAAGCGCGCCGCTTCGGGGAGCTGGTCATGCCGCTCCTGAAGGGCGGGACGCGCGAGGAACGCGCGATTCACACGGACAAGGTCGCGCCGGTCGCCTGA
- a CDS encoding M3 family oligoendopeptidase, producing the protein MPRWRTDDLYASLNDPQLDRDLSALGQDVQALEALFDTQGVRAGSAVTPAAVDAALSELNAVLTRLGRVRAFVYAHVTTDSRDETAQARMATLTTLTLPLGPLGSRLTAWLGGLDDDALNALLEQSAAARAHEHRLRRAAQLARHQMTPPEEDLAARLHPASGGGWSKLHGNVSSTLSGEYRGQALPVTALRALASDADAQVREDAFNAEIAAWKTQETVFAACMNGVKGEEGTLAQRRGFTDVVAPSLLSNGIDRETLDAMQGAVIRALPDFRRYFRAKARHLGKTQLDWWDLFAPVGQSDTHWDYAAGEAFVERQFRAYSPALGDFAARAFGERWIDAGPRDGKRSGAFCMKWQGADSRILMNHDPSLDSVSTLAHELGHAYHNVQLGGLDPLQQETPMTLAETASIFCETIIQNAALATAQGQERLYVLETQLMGHAQVVVDIHSRFLFEKAVFERRAAGDLNPSDFNTLMVQAQRDTYGDALNTPHPYMWAVKPHYYGRSFYNYPYTFGLLFGLGLYAQYEQARAQGQEADFQARYDALLAATGQATPLALAARFGIDLHAPDFWEGSLNVIRRQIDAYEATTQA; encoded by the coding sequence ATGCCCCGCTGGCGCACCGACGACCTGTACGCCAGCCTGAACGACCCGCAGCTGGACCGCGACCTCAGCGCGCTGGGCCAGGACGTGCAGGCCCTGGAGGCCCTGTTCGACACGCAGGGCGTCCGCGCCGGATCAGCCGTCACGCCCGCCGCCGTGGACGCCGCCCTGAGCGAACTGAACGCCGTGCTGACCCGCCTGGGGCGCGTGCGCGCGTTCGTGTACGCCCACGTGACCACCGACAGCCGCGACGAGACCGCCCAGGCCCGCATGGCCACCCTGACCACTCTGACCCTGCCGCTGGGCCCGCTCGGCTCGCGCCTGACCGCTTGGCTGGGCGGCCTGGACGACGACGCCCTGAACGCCCTGCTGGAGCAGAGCGCGGCTGCCCGCGCGCACGAACACCGACTGCGCCGCGCCGCTCAACTCGCCCGCCACCAGATGACCCCGCCTGAGGAGGACCTCGCCGCCCGCCTGCACCCGGCCAGCGGCGGCGGCTGGAGCAAACTGCACGGCAACGTGTCCAGCACCCTGTCTGGTGAGTACCGCGGCCAGGCCCTGCCCGTGACGGCCCTGCGCGCCCTGGCCAGCGACGCCGACGCGCAGGTACGCGAGGACGCCTTCAATGCCGAGATCGCCGCCTGGAAGACCCAGGAGACCGTGTTCGCCGCCTGCATGAACGGCGTGAAAGGGGAGGAGGGCACCCTCGCCCAGCGGCGCGGCTTCACAGACGTCGTCGCGCCCAGCCTCCTGAGCAACGGCATCGACCGCGAGACGCTGGACGCCATGCAGGGCGCCGTGATCCGCGCGCTGCCCGACTTCCGCCGGTACTTCCGCGCCAAGGCCCGCCACCTCGGCAAGACACAACTCGACTGGTGGGACCTGTTCGCCCCGGTGGGCCAGAGCGACACCCACTGGGACTACGCCGCCGGGGAGGCGTTCGTGGAACGCCAGTTCCGCGCGTACAGCCCCGCCCTGGGTGACTTCGCCGCCCGCGCGTTCGGTGAGCGCTGGATCGACGCAGGCCCCCGCGACGGCAAACGCAGCGGCGCGTTCTGCATGAAATGGCAGGGTGCCGACAGCCGCATCCTGATGAACCACGATCCCAGCCTCGACTCGGTCAGCACCCTGGCGCACGAACTGGGCCACGCGTACCACAACGTGCAGCTTGGCGGCCTGGACCCCCTCCAACAGGAGACGCCCATGACCCTCGCGGAGACCGCCAGCATCTTCTGCGAGACGATCATCCAGAACGCCGCCCTGGCCACCGCGCAGGGCCAGGAGCGCCTGTACGTTCTGGAAACGCAGCTCATGGGCCACGCGCAGGTCGTCGTGGACATCCACAGCCGCTTCCTGTTCGAGAAGGCCGTCTTCGAACGCCGCGCCGCGGGCGACCTGAACCCCAGCGACTTCAACACCCTGATGGTGCAGGCGCAGCGCGACACGTACGGCGACGCCCTGAACACCCCCCACCCCTACATGTGGGCGGTCAAGCCGCACTACTACGGCCGCAGCTTCTACAACTACCCGTACACCTTCGGGCTGCTGTTCGGCCTGGGCCTCTACGCCCAGTACGAGCAGGCCCGCGCCCAGGGGCAGGAGGCGGACTTCCAGGCCCGCTACGACGCCCTCCTGGCCGCCACCGGGCAGGCCACCCCGCTGGCCCTCGCCGCGCGCTTCGGCATCGACCTGCACGCCCCGGACTTTTGGGAGGGCAGCCTGAACGTCATCCGCCGCCAGATCGACGCCTACGAGGCCACCACGCAGGCGTAA
- the cysS gene encoding cysteine--tRNA ligase, with the protein MTQRQPDPNIVLHDTLTRQKVKFVPTTPGRVGMYLCGPTVYSDAHLGHAKKEVAFDVIRRAFQHFGYQVRYVANITDVGHLQNDSDNGEDKMLARARLEQLEPMEVADKYMWSFVQDMEALNVLKPSINPRATGHIVEQIRLIEELIARGHAYESAGSVYFDVRSWPEYGKLSGRRLDDQEEGTREAVREEKRDPRDFALWKNAEPSHIMRWESPWGVGFPGWHIECSAMSLKYLGEGFDIHGGGLDLQFPHHEAEIAQAEAAGHAFARYWMHNNMLTIGGEKMSKSKGNFLTIQDVLAQHDPMVVRFLLVGSHYRSITEFSEAAFESARSGYRRLTEALHEIERRLPAAPAGQDAALDARIAEHVQSFENAMRDDFNTPKAVAALFGLTTDMNAALNAGPVPRGSLERARAAYRDLGGNVLGLFAETGAPARGQDDTQVVSALMELVLKARQNYRMNKQYAESDELRDTLAKVGVTVEDTKDGPRWKR; encoded by the coding sequence ATGACCCAGCGGCAACCCGATCCGAACATCGTTCTGCACGACACCCTGACCCGCCAGAAGGTGAAGTTCGTCCCCACCACGCCCGGCCGGGTGGGCATGTACTTGTGCGGCCCGACCGTGTACAGCGACGCGCACCTGGGCCACGCGAAGAAGGAAGTGGCGTTCGACGTGATCCGCCGCGCTTTCCAGCACTTCGGGTACCAGGTGCGCTACGTAGCGAACATCACCGACGTGGGCCACCTCCAGAACGACAGCGACAACGGCGAGGACAAGATGCTCGCCCGCGCGCGCCTGGAACAGCTGGAACCCATGGAAGTCGCGGACAAGTACATGTGGTCCTTCGTGCAGGACATGGAAGCCCTGAACGTCTTGAAGCCCAGCATCAACCCCCGCGCCACCGGTCACATCGTCGAGCAGATCCGCCTGATCGAGGAACTGATCGCCCGCGGGCACGCGTACGAATCGGCGGGCAGCGTGTACTTCGACGTGCGCAGCTGGCCCGAGTACGGCAAACTCTCTGGTCGCAGGCTGGACGATCAGGAGGAAGGGACGCGCGAGGCGGTGCGGGAGGAGAAACGCGACCCGCGAGATTTCGCGCTGTGGAAGAACGCCGAACCCAGCCACATCATGCGCTGGGAGTCCCCCTGGGGCGTGGGTTTCCCCGGGTGGCACATCGAGTGCTCCGCCATGAGCCTCAAGTACCTCGGTGAGGGCTTCGACATTCACGGCGGCGGCCTGGACCTGCAGTTCCCGCACCACGAGGCGGAGATCGCGCAGGCTGAGGCGGCCGGGCACGCCTTCGCGCGCTACTGGATGCACAACAACATGCTGACCATCGGCGGCGAGAAGATGAGCAAGAGCAAGGGCAACTTCCTGACCATTCAGGACGTCCTCGCGCAGCACGACCCGATGGTGGTGCGCTTCCTGCTGGTCGGCAGTCACTACCGGTCCATAACGGAATTCAGCGAGGCCGCCTTCGAATCCGCCCGCAGCGGCTACCGGCGCCTGACCGAGGCGCTGCACGAGATCGAGCGCCGCCTCCCAGCGGCCCCCGCCGGGCAGGACGCCGCACTGGACGCCAGAATCGCCGAGCACGTCCAGTCCTTCGAGAATGCCATGCGCGACGACTTCAACACACCCAAAGCGGTCGCTGCGCTGTTCGGCCTAACCACGGACATGAACGCCGCCCTGAACGCCGGGCCCGTCCCGCGGGGCAGCCTGGAACGCGCCCGGGCCGCCTACCGGGACCTGGGCGGAAACGTCCTGGGCCTGTTCGCCGAGACGGGCGCACCCGCGCGCGGGCAGGACGACACCCAGGTCGTCAGTGCCCTGATGGAACTCGTCCTGAAAGCCCGCCAGAACTACCGCATGAACAAGCAGTACGCCGAGTCCGACGAACTGCGCGACACCCTGGCGAAGGTGGGCGTGACCGTGGAGGACACCAAGGACGGCCCCCGCTGGAAGCGCTGA
- a CDS encoding phosphate signaling complex PhoU family protein — protein sequence MLSITLEQLDAVRDANERAEFAGLTARAERLEAETDALERELEDLCLQAFATPLTEDDLAFHLMVFRSLTNLERVGDYAFNVARDLETFAPRTRSATLQDALPLVRLLTQMLERLSYAFAERDLTAARDVMRLDFEQVDALYEQMQRASLTRLLERPEDTDVALTAGRMARNLERLGDHLVNVAERLEHVILRAS from the coding sequence ATGCTCAGCATCACCCTCGAACAGCTCGACGCCGTGCGCGACGCCAACGAACGCGCCGAATTCGCCGGGCTCACCGCCCGCGCCGAACGCCTCGAAGCCGAGACGGACGCCCTGGAACGCGAACTCGAGGACCTGTGCCTCCAGGCCTTCGCCACCCCGCTGACCGAGGACGACCTTGCCTTCCACCTGATGGTCTTCCGCAGCCTGACCAACCTCGAGCGTGTGGGCGACTACGCCTTCAACGTCGCCCGCGACCTGGAAACCTTCGCGCCCCGCACCCGCAGCGCCACCCTCCAGGACGCCCTGCCCCTCGTGCGCCTCCTGACGCAGATGCTCGAACGGCTCTCGTACGCCTTCGCCGAACGCGACCTGACCGCCGCGCGGGACGTCATGCGCCTGGACTTCGAACAGGTGGACGCGCTGTACGAACAGATGCAGCGCGCCAGCCTCACCCGCCTGCTCGAACGGCCCGAGGACACCGACGTCGCCCTCACCGCCGGCCGCATGGCCCGCAACCTCGAACGGCTCGGCGACCACCTCGTGAACGTCGCCGAACGCCTCGAACACGTCATCCTGCGCGCCAGCTGA
- a CDS encoding ABC transporter substrate-binding protein, protein MRTRLTLTATLALAALGSAAHAATTLTVFMGSQQRPEIFQPIFDRFEKQNPNVRIKIETGGATSEAQNQYLTTVLAAKDNTLDLFLIDVVRTATFAAAGWAEPLDAYLPSKDTYLKAFLPGPVAAASVSGKLYAMPAFTDSQFLYYRKDLLEKYKAKVPRTWDELAATAARIQKAEGGSLQGFNFQGAPIEGTVCNFLEMTWTGGGSVGDVTGPAAKQGLGFLVNAVKTKLAPAASAEMKTDDSRQQFQAGNVLFGLNWSYAWAHFQGNSPQPTKVKGDVGVAALPAFGKNATATCTGGWEWGLNAYSRNKATAVKLLQFMASSDVQKEMAVKGAYLPVRKSLYNDKAVLTANPHFKALYPIVTKARPRPVTPAYPRVSEIIRNNVSAAVAGSKSVDAALNDMKRDLEPLLK, encoded by the coding sequence ATGCGTACCCGACTCACCCTGACCGCCACCCTAGCCCTCGCCGCACTCGGCAGCGCCGCCCACGCCGCCACCACCCTGACTGTGTTCATGGGCAGCCAGCAGCGCCCCGAGATCTTCCAGCCCATCTTCGACCGTTTCGAGAAGCAGAACCCCAACGTCAGGATCAAGATCGAGACCGGCGGCGCCACCAGCGAAGCGCAGAACCAGTACCTCACCACCGTGCTGGCCGCCAAGGACAACACCCTCGACCTCTTCCTGATCGACGTGGTCCGCACCGCCACCTTCGCAGCCGCCGGCTGGGCTGAACCGCTCGACGCGTACCTGCCCAGCAAGGACACGTACCTGAAAGCTTTCCTGCCCGGCCCGGTCGCTGCCGCCAGCGTCAGCGGCAAGCTGTACGCCATGCCCGCCTTTACTGACTCGCAGTTCCTGTACTACCGCAAGGACCTGCTCGAGAAGTACAAGGCCAAGGTGCCCAGAACCTGGGATGAACTCGCCGCAACCGCCGCGCGCATCCAGAAGGCCGAGGGCGGGAGCCTCCAGGGCTTCAACTTCCAGGGCGCGCCCATTGAGGGGACCGTGTGCAACTTCCTGGAGATGACCTGGACGGGCGGCGGCAGCGTGGGCGACGTCACGGGCCCCGCCGCGAAACAGGGCCTGGGCTTCCTCGTGAACGCCGTGAAGACCAAGCTGGCCCCCGCCGCCAGCGCTGAGATGAAAACCGACGACTCCCGCCAGCAGTTCCAGGCCGGGAACGTCCTGTTCGGCCTGAATTGGAGTTACGCCTGGGCGCACTTCCAGGGCAACAGCCCCCAGCCCACCAAGGTCAAGGGCGACGTGGGCGTCGCTGCGCTCCCGGCCTTCGGGAAGAACGCCACCGCCACCTGCACCGGCGGCTGGGAATGGGGCCTGAACGCCTACAGCCGCAACAAGGCGACGGCTGTGAAACTCCTGCAGTTCATGGCCAGCAGTGACGTGCAGAAGGAAATGGCCGTCAAGGGCGCCTACCTGCCCGTGCGCAAGAGCCTGTATAACGACAAGGCCGTGCTGACCGCCAACCCGCACTTCAAGGCGCTGTACCCGATTGTCACGAAGGCCCGCCCGCGTCCCGTCACGCCCGCCTACCCGCGTGTCAGCGAGATCATCCGCAACAACGTCTCGGCCGCCGTCGCGGGCAGCAAGAGCGTGGACGCCGCCCTGAACGACATGAAGCGTGACCTGGAACCCCTGCTGAAGTGA
- a CDS encoding S49 family peptidase, with protein sequence MNLKLPFLKSDDALPGGVIRPTWVVLDLSGPYPERQPTNPVAGLLSRTESLEALAARVEKLRGASWLHGVLVRFGEFTAAPATAHAVRGLLADLQKDKRVVAYLPQLNMLSLIAASGAGELVAPESAEVNVSGFGLESTFLGEFLKKRGIEFENLRIREYKAALTRFSEERMDDHNREQLQAYLSGLEGAWMRDLAAARGVPQDVAAGWLAADLTSAQAALEAGLITKVAYEDELIGPASRPFAAVADLLMPSLPGKAAKEGRVAVVPLVGTIITGKSRTNPIPLPLLGGPMAGSDTVVAALRRAKGDKSTKAIVLYVNSGGGSALASDLIWREVATSEKPVVVVMGEYAASGGYYVATHAKTIVASPYTLTGSIGVVSGKPVLTEFNRRHGLNPERVGRDRALMYSAARPYSEDEREHVEKGILEVYDRFTTRVAEGRGLSKERVNELGRGRIWSATDALDRGLVDELGDLRTGLARARELAGLPGDAPAWNVTPKNHGPLPEFAQEAAQAARVTVWPFGSERVLTWFDQDVRVR encoded by the coding sequence ATGAACCTGAAACTTCCGTTCCTGAAGAGTGATGACGCCCTGCCCGGCGGCGTGATCCGCCCCACGTGGGTGGTGCTGGACCTGAGTGGCCCGTACCCGGAGCGTCAGCCGACGAATCCAGTGGCGGGGCTGCTGAGCCGCACGGAGTCGCTGGAGGCCCTGGCGGCGCGTGTCGAGAAGCTGCGCGGCGCGTCGTGGCTGCACGGGGTGCTGGTGCGCTTCGGGGAGTTCACGGCGGCGCCCGCGACGGCGCACGCGGTCCGGGGCCTGCTGGCCGACCTGCAGAAGGACAAGCGAGTGGTGGCGTACCTGCCGCAGCTGAACATGCTGTCCCTGATCGCAGCGAGCGGCGCAGGGGAACTGGTCGCGCCGGAGTCCGCCGAGGTGAACGTCAGCGGCTTCGGGCTGGAGAGCACGTTCCTGGGCGAATTCCTGAAGAAACGCGGGATCGAGTTCGAGAACCTGCGCATCCGCGAGTACAAGGCGGCCCTGACGCGCTTTTCCGAGGAGCGGATGGACGACCACAACCGCGAGCAGCTTCAGGCGTACCTGTCGGGCCTGGAGGGCGCGTGGATGCGCGATCTCGCGGCGGCACGCGGCGTCCCGCAGGACGTAGCGGCCGGGTGGCTCGCGGCAGACCTGACGAGCGCCCAGGCGGCTCTGGAGGCGGGACTGATCACGAAGGTGGCGTACGAGGACGAGCTGATCGGCCCGGCCAGCCGCCCGTTCGCCGCCGTAGCGGACCTGCTGATGCCCAGCCTGCCCGGCAAGGCGGCGAAGGAGGGGCGGGTGGCGGTGGTGCCCCTGGTGGGGACGATCATCACTGGGAAGAGCCGCACCAACCCCATCCCGCTGCCGCTGCTGGGCGGCCCGATGGCCGGGTCGGACACGGTCGTGGCGGCGCTGCGCCGCGCCAAGGGGGACAAGTCCACCAAGGCGATCGTGCTGTACGTGAACAGCGGGGGTGGCAGCGCCCTGGCCAGCGACCTGATCTGGCGCGAGGTCGCGACGAGCGAAAAGCCGGTCGTGGTCGTGATGGGCGAGTACGCCGCGTCCGGCGGGTACTACGTCGCCACGCACGCCAAGACGATCGTCGCGTCACCGTACACCCTGACCGGCAGCATCGGCGTGGTCAGTGGCAAGCCGGTCCTGACGGAATTCAACCGCCGTCACGGCCTGAACCCCGAACGGGTGGGCCGGGACCGCGCGCTGATGTACTCCGCGGCCCGCCCGTATAGCGAAGACGAGCGCGAGCACGTCGAGAAGGGCATCCTGGAGGTGTACGACCGCTTCACGACCCGCGTCGCGGAGGGCCGCGGGCTCAGCAAGGAGCGCGTGAACGAGCTGGGCCGCGGCCGCATCTGGAGTGCCACTGACGCGCTGGACCGCGGGCTGGTGGATGAGCTGGGCGACCTGCGCACGGGCCTGGCGCGCGCGCGGGAGCTCGCAGGTCTGCCGGGTGACGCGCCCGCGTGGAACGTCACGCCGAAGAACCACGGTCCCCTCCCGGAATTTGCGCAGGAGGCCGCGCAGGCCGCCCGCGTGACGGTGTGGCCGTTCGGGAGCGAGCGCGTGCTGACGTGGTTCGATCAGGACGTCAGGGTGCGCTGA
- a CDS encoding LysR family transcriptional regulator, with the protein MTRERPSSTGLPSLAQLRALLAVTDAGGFSEAAAELGVSQSTLSEAISKLEALAGRPLLRRSRGGTQPTPAGERMLVHARAAVQAAGDALLAAQEDTQLRGVLRVASFRSTATHLLPPALAAFRARHPGVTVRLLDGEVDGGGEDLVRRGQADAAIVIEDNWTDLRLTPLVLDEYLFVAPARRGTHPVTLEDFNGPLLMAPGPNSCNLRVMGYLRRSGMEPNPITEITEDSVIMGMVAHGLGVSVMPRLALAPLPEGLVALPLPERLMRPLALATLPHRANLPVIRAFTDALLDALRRPGVPAPQPAAALPGGASLLH; encoded by the coding sequence ATGACCCGCGAACGCCCCTCCTCCACCGGCCTGCCGTCGCTGGCGCAGCTGCGCGCCCTGCTGGCGGTGACGGACGCCGGCGGCTTCAGTGAGGCGGCGGCGGAACTGGGCGTGTCGCAGTCCACGCTCAGCGAGGCGATCAGCAAACTGGAGGCCCTGGCGGGGCGGCCGCTGCTGCGGCGCAGTCGGGGGGGCACGCAGCCCACCCCGGCGGGCGAACGCATGCTCGTGCATGCGCGCGCGGCGGTGCAGGCGGCCGGGGACGCACTGCTGGCCGCGCAGGAGGACACGCAGCTGCGCGGCGTGCTGCGCGTGGCGTCGTTCCGCTCGACGGCCACGCACCTGCTCCCGCCGGCACTCGCGGCGTTCCGCGCGCGGCACCCTGGCGTCACGGTGCGCCTGCTGGACGGCGAGGTGGACGGCGGCGGTGAGGACCTCGTCCGGCGCGGTCAGGCAGACGCCGCGATTGTCATTGAGGACAACTGGACGGATCTGCGCCTGACCCCGCTGGTGCTGGACGAGTACCTGTTCGTGGCCCCTGCGAGGCGCGGCACGCACCCGGTCACGCTGGAGGATTTCAACGGTCCGCTGCTCATGGCGCCCGGTCCGAACTCCTGCAACCTGCGCGTGATGGGCTACCTGCGCCGCAGTGGGATGGAACCCAACCCGATCACAGAGATCACCGAGGACAGCGTGATCATGGGCATGGTGGCGCACGGGCTGGGCGTCAGCGTCATGCCCCGCCTGGCGCTGGCCCCACTGCCCGAGGGCCTCGTGGCGCTGCCCCTGCCGGAGCGGCTGATGCGGCCGCTGGCGCTGGCGACCCTCCCGCACCGCGCGAACCTGCCCGTGATCCGGGCCTTCACGGACGCCCTGCTGGACGCGCTGCGCCGCCCGGGCGTGCCTGCGCCGCAACCGGCGGCGGCCTTGCCCGGCGGGGCTTCTCTGCTACATTAG